Within Euryarchaeota archaeon, the genomic segment GAGATCCAGGCCCACCAGTTCACGAGCGGCTCCCAGAAGAGAGGCGGGTCGTCGGCCACCACGAGCTACTCTTACAACGAGGACGCAACGCGCGGTGAAGTCAAGGGAGAGCCCGATTACGAATCGTTCTTCGCCGGCGGGAAGTTCTTCGGGTTCGGCGACTCCAGCGATTCAAACACGACCGTGGCCTTCGGCCTAGTGGCCTACGATGAGGCGCTCAAAGTGAAGCGCGGTGAACAGTTCGTGGTCACCGGGAAGGTCGTCTTCTATGCTGCGGGCACGGACGACGAGGGTACGGGCAAGTTCGTGATGCTCGACACGAAGAGCTCGGGCGACGTCCACAAGCCCATGTTCTTCAAGCTCGGCTGATACGAATCGGGAAAGGCTGTGCGCCCATCCGCTGATGAGGCCGCCCGTCGCGCCGCTCTACTTGCAGTCCGGATGCATCCACCGGTACGTGACGGCCGCGACCAGGCCACCGACGACGGGGCCGACGATGTAGACCCAGACGACGGCAATCGATGTCGTGGAACCCAAGACCGCGGACACGATCGACGGCCCCAGGCTACGCGCTGGATTCACGGATGCTCCCGACAGTGGGATACCTGCGAGGTGGATCCCGACAAGTGCGATGCCGATCGCGAGTCCTGCGAATCCCGGCGGCGCCTCCCTGCACGTGACGTTGAAGATCACGGTGAGGAAGAGGAACGTGAGCACCACTTCGCTAAGGAGTGCCGAGGTCACTTGGAGCGTGCCGTAACCGCTCGCGCCCAGTTCGTTCCCGACGGGGGTGTAGCCCACGGCTCCGCGCATGATAAGGAACAAAGCACCGCTGGCAAGCAAAGCTCCGACGAGTTGCGCGGCGATGTACGAGCCCGCATCTTTCGAACCGATCTTCTTCGACCACCACATGGCGACCGTCACGGCCGGGTTGAAGTGGGCGCCCGATATGCCGCCGAAGGCGTAGACGCCTGCAAGAAGGGCCAATCCGAAGGCAAGGGCGATACCGACCTGTCCGAGGAACGGAAAGCCTCCCCCGAGCCCACCGGTCCCGACGATAGCGGTGGTCCCGATGAAGACGAGCAAGAACGTGCCAAGCATCTCTGCCAAAAGTTTTCGCGGTTCGGTCATGGGAACGACCGGCTCGCGCGAACCGTCCGGGCGCCTTAAACGTGTCGTTTCGGCAACGCGACTGGGGTCGCGGGACAAAGCGCCGCGGACCACCACGAGGACCCCCATTCCCATCTGCGCACAAGGACGCGCCCGTACGTGTCCTGGCCCTCGCCTAGAACCGCACGGTCCGCAGGCGTAACGCGTTGGAGATGACGCTCACGGAACTGAAACTCATCGCCGCCGCGGCGATGATGGGCGAGAGAAGGATGCCAAACGACGGGTAGAGGATGCCGGCGGCGATGGGCACACCGAGCGCGTTGTAGGCGAGTGCGAAGAAGAGGTTCTCTTCGATGTTTCGCATCGTCGCCCGGCTGAGCTTCCTGCTCCGGACGATCCCACGTAGGTCGCCCTTCACGAGCGTGACACCCGCGGACTTCATGGCCACGTCCGTGCCCGTCCCCATCGCAACGCCCACGTGGGCCTGC encodes:
- a CDS encoding MIP family channel protein, with the protein product MTEPRKLLAEMLGTFLLVFIGTTAIVGTGGLGGGFPFLGQVGIALAFGLALLAGVYAFGGISGAHFNPAVTVAMWWSKKIGSKDAGSYIAAQLVGALLASGALFLIMRGAVGYTPVGNELGASGYGTLQVTSALLSEVVLTFLFLTVIFNVTCREAPPGFAGLAIGIALVGIHLAGIPLSGASVNPARSLGPSIVSAVLGSTTSIAVVWVYIVGPVVGGLVAAVTYRWMHPDCK